From the genome of Flavobacterium luteolum, one region includes:
- a CDS encoding outer membrane beta-barrel protein, protein MKKNLFLLGLLVCSMATMAQTEKADKPESWYFKLGGSYFNQTASTEFPTVGGNAALDRTYVGGKLVSEKSITGSFGQGFRTGITAGYRFSTRIGVELGVNYYSSNDKTMAQTTSDQPYIPTSATTGIYNFKSVGQITAFDLAPAIVMFLGESNGFEPYTKVGVLVPIHGDLEIKTDAVAPVGVNPGTGAPVFGNVHSVDKVKPNPTIGFTAAVGTTYKLTSHLSAFAELEYRNFTVHGKTKETTDFTVNGNDALATRTTAQIHTNYRDGLDVNSNNALTNPNGVNKDKPMDELSSYVGISGLGLTLGIKYSL, encoded by the coding sequence ATGAAAAAGAACCTATTTTTATTAGGATTATTAGTTTGCTCTATGGCCACAATGGCGCAAACAGAAAAAGCGGACAAACCAGAAAGCTGGTATTTTAAATTGGGGGGATCTTATTTTAACCAAACAGCTTCAACTGAGTTTCCAACTGTTGGAGGAAATGCTGCATTAGACAGAACTTATGTAGGAGGAAAATTAGTTTCTGAAAAAAGTATTACAGGTTCTTTTGGACAAGGTTTTAGAACTGGCATAACTGCTGGTTACCGTTTTTCTACACGTATTGGAGTTGAATTAGGAGTTAATTATTACTCTAGTAATGATAAAACTATGGCACAGACTACTTCAGATCAGCCATATATCCCTACATCTGCAACTACAGGAATTTACAACTTTAAATCAGTTGGTCAAATTACAGCTTTTGATTTAGCTCCTGCAATTGTTATGTTTTTAGGAGAATCTAACGGATTTGAGCCTTATACTAAAGTTGGGGTTTTAGTTCCAATTCACGGAGATTTAGAAATTAAAACAGATGCTGTTGCTCCAGTAGGAGTTAATCCAGGTACTGGTGCTCCAGTTTTTGGAAATGTTCATAGCGTTGATAAAGTAAAACCAAACCCAACTATCGGATTTACAGCTGCTGTTGGTACAACTTACAAACTTACGTCACACCTTTCTGCTTTCGCTGAATTAGAGTACCGTAACTTTACTGTACATGGTAAAACAAAAGAAACAACTGACTTTACAGTAAACGGAAATGATGCTTTAGCTACTAGAACTACAGCTCAAATTCACACTAATTACAGAGATGGTTTAGATGTAAATTCAAACAATGCTCTAACAAATCCAAATGGTGTTAATAAAGATAAACCAATGGATGAGTTAAGTTCTTATGTTGGAATCTCAGGATTAGGATTAACATTAGGTATCAAATACAGCCTATAA